The genomic interval GAGCTCGCCCTTCGTGGCCTCCTACATCATCGTGGACCAGATTAACAACATCGCTCGCTGCCTCCCCAATTCCGAGATACTCGCATATCCGGCCAATGCCGGGATCCTTTTTATCCCATCCAACACAGGCGGCCGCTTCGTGGTCGCCCAGATCCGActcatggacggcggcggcaaccgtgTCTCCCTCCTCCGCTTCGAATCCCACGTGGGGAGGTGGAGCATGGACCGGATCCGCCTCCCGACTACGCTCGATCGCTTCAACCCCGACTGCGTGCTCTCGCACAATGGCAGACTATGGTGGGTGGACCTCTCATACGGCCTCATCTCCTGGGATCCCCTCATCAAACCGCCGGCTCTCTCCTTTATCCAACTCCCGCCCGGCAAGTCGTTGCCAGCCAGAGATCCGGAACCGCCCGATATCCACAGGCACCGCTTCGTGAAGGTCAGCGGCGGCAATCTGAGGTTCGTTGACATGGACCATCGCAACGTAGACAACCTTGGCATGCGCAACCTCAGTGTGTGGACACTAGTAGCGCAGGCCGACAATTCAGACTCAATGCGGTGGGTTCCCAACTACGATAATATCACCTTTCTGCAGATTTGGGGATTGAAAGACTACAAGATCGCAAGGCTGCCTAAGACGTTGCCCGTCCTTGCTTTCTTCCACCCTAAGGCTCCCTGCATCTACTTCCGCCTGCAAAACTCCCTCTTTGGCGTCGATTTGGAGAAAGAAATCCTTGTCGACGTTCATAACTCCTACAACACTGCGCAGCCTTTACCTAACCTCGTCTCGAGTCAATCCTTCCATTCCTGGGAGCTGCTGCCACATCTGCCCACTCTGTCAGGTGATACACCACCACTCACCACCTACTGCTATTGTCTCTATTGCTTCTTATGACTATTTGTCTCCACTGCTTCCCATGAGTATAACCCTTTTTTGTTTACAGCTCAGAGAAATTCTGAACAAGGAGGTAGCGCGGGTGGTGGAGTGTTGTGTATCGCTCCAGATTTCCTCCAGGGGTATGAGAAAAAGCACATCCACTATATCCTGTGATttcattatttctttcttttttttacactgCTAACTTATTTTGTCACTCGCAGGATTTACTTATACAAGCAGTTTATGTCCCTATATCATGCCAAGATGCGTACAATACGCGTGCAAGTGGAAGATGTGACCGCATACAGTGGAGAAAAAGGCCAGACGATGAATTGTGCATCTCAAGCCATGGAGCATTGGAATACACATCATGTTAGTATTGATGGTTATCtgttctattttttatttggaTAAATAGTCAAATTAGTCCTCTATGTTTCACCTAAGACTCAATTTGATACATGTTTGATAAGATCGATCTATAGACAACTGCTCATTGAAACTTGAGATTGGCTATTCACCCCTTTTATTTCAATATGCTGGCATAACGCACAATAAAACCATTTATACCACTTACTATATGCAGGGCACCACATATGAACTTGATAAGACGGAGCACATGGATAGTAATGCATTTGAAACCTTCAACAGAACTGGCAGATTTAAAGTTGAGCTATCATACTTTCATGTCAATTTCTATGGTAAAATTTCTGGGGGTGAGGCGAAACAACTTTTCTTCGCTGAACTGAGTGGAGCAAAGGAGCCTGATAATGTTGTAACCGTTACAGCATTAGGCCATGATGAAAATGCAATAGCAGGTACCATCTTTACTTTAACGATTTTAAGCGTGATATAAATATACAGTTCTGATGAATGATATCTTTTTTCAGCCAGCAGCGGAGAGCATATTTGTATCTGTTGCTCTGGTCTTATGCATCCATACGCAATATCGTTTATGGGCCAGCGCGTACCCACTGGAACACATCAGCATCAATAGGTATGTGTTACGATGACTTTAAGTGAAACCAACTGTCCTTTTGAGTAAAATGCCTAAGATCAGCCTTCCTGCCTAACAGCCtaagaatttttattttattttgatcatgATGGTTTAATCCATGTGGACAACACGGTTCTAGAACAAGCCAGAAATTTTATAAGTGAATGGCCCCTAGTTCTCAAAGTGAGTATATTTACATGGTTGAGTGAGAAACTCACACATCAGTAGTGGTTCTGCATGACGCATGACTTCACTGGTAGTGCATAGCATGGTGGATCTTGAACATGCTTTCTGTTTTTCTTGC from Oryza glaberrima chromosome 3, OglaRS2, whole genome shotgun sequence carries:
- the LOC127767015 gene encoding uncharacterized protein LOC127767015; the encoded protein is MASSSSSPPSWVVFSRVAFVSDEVVPGDVTFTLSQAPLVSHLTIGQRLLPEAITHSDPNNPSIIAVDPSGGLFLVQVILRKASSVSPISVRVPGFAATVSSSPFVASYIIVDQINNIARCLPNSEILAYPANAGILFIPSNTGGRFVVAQIRLMDGGGNRVSLLRFESHVGRWSMDRIRLPTTLDRFNPDCVLSHNGRLWWVDLSYGLISWDPLIKPPALSFIQLPPGKSLPARDPEPPDIHRHRFVKVSGGNLRFVDMDHRNVDNLGMRNLSVWTLVAQADNSDSMRWVPNYDNITFLQIWGLKDYKIARLPKTLPVLAFFHPKAPCIYFRLQNSLFGVDLEKEILVDVHNSYNTAQPLPNLVSSQSFHSWELLPHLPTLSAQRNSEQGGSAGGGVLCIAPDFLQGIYLYKQFMSLYHAKMRTIRVQVEDVTAYSGEKGQTMNCASQAMEHWNTHHGTTYELDKTEHMDSNAFETFNRTGRFKVELSYFHVNFYGKISGGEAKQLFFAELSGAKEPDNVVTVTALGHDENAIAASSGEHICICCSGLMHPYAISFMGQRVPTGTHQHQ